Proteins encoded in a region of the Scyliorhinus canicula chromosome 2, sScyCan1.1, whole genome shotgun sequence genome:
- the LOC119962503 gene encoding exportin-1-like, whose translation MPTIMTTDHPARQLLDFNQKLDINLLDNVVNCLYHGEGPQQRMAQEILTHLKEHPDAWTRVDTILEFSQNMNTKYYALQILENVIKTRWKILPRNQCEGIKKYVVGLIIKTSSETLEKDKVYLGKLNMILVQILKHEWPKNWPTFISDIVGASKTSESLCQNNMVILKLLSEEVFDFSSGQMTQVKAKHLKDSMCNEFSQIFQLCQFVMENSQNAPLVHATLETLLRFLNWIPLGYIFETKLISSLVYKFLNVPMFRNVTLKCLTEIAGVSVSQYDEQFVSLFTLTLIQLKQMLPVNTNIRLAYANGKDDEQNFIQNLSLFLCTFLKEHGTLVERTLELREALLDGLHYMILISEVEEIEIFKICLEYWNHLAGELYRENPFSISASPALGNPHSDVPPRRQIYLPVLSKVRLIMISRMAKPEEVLVVENEQGEVVREFMKDTDSINLYKTMRETLVYLTHLDYADTECIMTEKLHNQVNGTEWSWKNLNTLCWAIGSISGAMHEEDEKRFLVTVIKDLLGLCEQKRGKDNKAIIASNIMYVVGQYPRFLRAHWKFLKTVVNKLFEFMHETHDGVQDMACDTFIKIAQKCRRHFVQVQVGEVMPFIDEILTNINTIICDLQPHQVSVVITQANKAF comes from the exons ATGCCAACAATTATGACAACCGACCATCCTGCACGTCAGCTTCTGGACTTCAATCAGAAGCTCGACATTAATCTGCTGGATAATGTTGTAAATTGCTTGTATCATGGAGAGGGCCCACAG CAACGAATGGCACAAGAAATATTAACTCATTTAAAAGAGCATCCAGATGCTTGGACCAGGGTAGATACCATTCTAGAATTTTCTCAGAACATGAATACGAAG TACTACGCCTTGCAGATACTAGAAAATGTGATCAAAACCCGTTGGAAAATACTTCCAAGAAACCAATGTGAAG gaaTAAAAAAATATGTTGTTGGTTTAATCATTAAAACATCTTCAGAGACCTTGGAG AAAGATAAAGTTTATCTTGGAAAACTGAATATGATTCTTGTCCAG ATACTTAAACACGAATGGCCCAAAAACTGGCCCACATTCATAAGTGATATAGTAGGAGCCAGCAAAACCAGTGAATCACTGTGCCAGAACAACATGGTCATTTTAAAACTGCTCAGCGAAGAGGTGTTTGATTTCTCCAGCGGGCAGATGACGCAGGTGAAAGCCAAGCATTTGAAAGACAG TATGTGCAATGAATTCTCGCAGATATTTCAGCTCTGTcagtttgtgatg GAGAATTCCCAGAATGCCCCTTTAGTCCACGCAACACTGGAGACATTGCTGCGGTTTCTGAACTGGATCCCTTTAGGTTACATCTTTGAAACTAAACTAATCTCCAGTTTGGTGTACAAG TTTCTGAATGTGCCCATGTTTCGAAACGTGACGTTGAAGTGTTTGACGGAAATTGCCGGCGTTAGTGTCAGTCAGTATGATGAACAGTTCGTCTCGTTGTTTACATTAACACTCATTCAGCTCAAACAG ATGCTACCTGTGAATACTAACATTCGGCTTGCATATGCAAATGGAAAGGATGATGAGCAGAACTTTATTCAGAACCTGAGTCTCTTCTTGTGCACTTTCTTGAAGGAGCATGGTACACTGGTAGAAAGGACACTGGAGCTCAGAGAGGCTCTCTTGGAT GGCCTACACTACATGATTCTGATATCGGAAGTAGAAGAGATagaaatttttaaaatctgtttggAGTACTGGAATCATCTGGCGGGAGAGCTTTATCGTGAAAACCCCTTTTCCATTAGTGCATCTCCTGCTCTGGGGAATCCTCACAGTGACGTCCCTCCCAGGAGGCAGATCTACCTGCCAGTGCTGTCTAAG GTGAGGCTTATAATGATCAGCCGAATGGCGAAACCAGAAGAGGTGCTTGTGGTTGAGAACGAACAGGGAGAAGTAGTTCGGGAATTCATGAAAGATACAGACTCCATCAATctgtacaaaactatgagggagaCACTTG TGTACCTCACACATTTAGACTATGCTGACACAGAATGCATAATGACCGAGAAGCTACACAACCAAGTGAACGGTACCGAATGGTCGTGGAAGAACCTCAACACTCTCTGCTGGGCTATCGGCTCCATCAGTGGTGCGATGCACGAAGAGGACGAGAAACGTTTCCTCGTCACAGTCATCAAG GATTTGCTAGGCCTTTGTGAGCAAAAGCGTGGGAAGGATAACAAGGCTATTATTGCCTCTAATATCATGTACGTGGTGGGACAGTATCCCCGGTTCCTGCGAGCTCACTGGAAATTCCTAAAGACCGTGGTGAACAAGCTCTTTGAGTTTATGCATG AAACACACGACGGTGTCCAGGACATGGCCTGTGATACGTTTATTAAGATTGCACAAAAATGCCGACGCCACTTTGTACAAGTTCAAGTGGGAGAGGTGATGCCTTTCATTGATGAAATCTTGACTAACATCAACACCATCATTTGTGACCTGCAGCCTCATCAAGTAAGTGTGGTTATAACTCAAGCGAATAAAGCTTTCTAG